The DNA region AAAACAGAGAGAACTGGTGAGATAAGTAATTATATGACGGTATAAATGCAtatatcttctttcttctcttaataaatataaaaagcaagcaTGTAAAACATGTATATAGTTGTAGTCCTAGGCATTGACGTATAGTTAATATATTTGGGGGTGTGAGTGGGATGCAGCAGTGTTACAGGCCCTGAGATGACAGGGTTCTACAATGGTTTATGTCCAGGGGTCCAGGGTCCTGTAGCTGCACAGCCTGGAAATGGTGGGCCAAGATTCCAATTCTGGCCCTAGTAGAAGTCACAGAGCAGCAGCAGTGTGTGCCCAGCAATGGCCTGTTAAAGTCACAAGTCAGGACCCATGGGTTGGGGTGCAGAGCCCCAGCAGTGTGGCCATGGTAATTGTGGATCAGGACCCCGACCCAGGGTGAGGTACAAAGTAGCAGCATTTTAGCCCCAGGAATGATAGGTTAAAGCCGTGACTTAGGCTCCAGGAATGGTGAGTAACTCAGCAGCTCAGCCTAGGTAATGACCAGTCAAAGCCACAACTAGGAATACACAGTGAAATCCAAGAAATAGCAGCATTGCCCCAGTTATGGCAAGACAAAGTACTGACTTAATACCTCTGGGCAGGGCACGGAGCAGGAGCTCCAGTCTCATAGATAGTCAGGCATTGCGGCAACTCAACCAGGGAAAGCAAGGTACCGGAGTGATGGGGCCCCAAGTGTCAGATCTCACCACAGCAACATTTCCAGCTTCAGGAAAGACACAGAAGCAGGGAATCTGGGCAGCTCTGTGTCTGCTGTAATCAGTGTTGGTGAAGACTGTGGAAGTCCTCAGTAGCAAATACTGCAAACCTCTATGATGGTGAAGCTTGCTGAGATTCTCCTGCTCTTCTTCTCCCCATGGGGTGAAATCCATTTGAAGGAATTTCTGTGGGTGCCAAGCTGCTCTGAACTGGAGGATGAGGTGATGGAGGTAAAATCTTTCCCAAGCTTTTTACAGGGCCATCCTCAGTTTTTGCAATCGGCAGGGTTTCTGCTGCTTCTTTATTGTAATCCAGAGCTTTCCCAAAGTAATTTACATTGGTTTGTAGTTGctcatttattgtttttgttgcttttgtggGCGATACAAGTGTTGGGACCTCCTAACCCTCCATCCTGTTGATGTTACATTATCTCTAATTCTGTGTCAAGGGGACTACAGACACAAAAGCCTCTCACTTGCCACTGTTGTTacactatttttctcttttacataaCTGATTTGCGTGTGCAAGGTCATCAACTTTTAGATGCATAATAGCACTGTTGAAATAATATTAAACACCAGTATAAACATGAAGTGTTCTATGCTTTGCCCTTTCACTTGATTTCCACAGCTGTGACTATTCATATAATGTAGTTATTTGAGGCACAGGAGTTATAATTTAAAATCCTGATTGAGTTCTCCTTGGATATAAGCATGAGCAATGGCAAAAGGATAATGTAATTTTTGAAAAGTATTGCATATGAACAAGATGTCTGTGAAATGCCTCTCACTTCTGCTGCTACTACAGCTGACTTGCTACTTTAGCTCTGGAAGTTGTGGAAAGGTGCTGGCACAGCCAATGAAATACAGTCATTGGATGAATATGAAGACAATCCTGGATGAACTTGTCATGAGGGGTCGTAAGGTGACTGTTCTGACAACTCCAGCTTCCATTCCTATTGATCCCAACAAACCATCTGCTATTAAGTTTGAGACTTTCCCTATGTCTTTAACTAAAGATAATTTGAAGCATGCCATCAAGCATTTGGTAGAGAAATGGACATATCTGGCAAAAAATTCGTTGCggacatatttttcatcattgagaagtTTATTTTGGGAACTTTCTGATATGCTTATGAATATCTGTAAAGATGTTGTTTTGAACAAGAAGCTGATGACAAAACTACATGATTCAAGGTTTGATGTTGTTCTTGCAGATGCTGTTGGACCCTGTGGTGAGCTGCTGGCTGAGGTACTTAAAGTACCTTCAGTGTACAGTCTCCGCTTCTCTCCTGGCTATTCAGCTGAAAAGTATAGTGGAAGACTTCCATTCCCAGCATCCTACGTACCTGCTACGTTTTCAGAATTAAGTGATCACATGACATTCACGGAGAGGGTCAAAAATATGATACATGCACTTTATTTTGACTTTTGGTTCCAGACATTTAATGAGAAGAAATGGAATCAGCTTTACAGCCAAGTACTAGGTAAATCATATTTTTAGTTGGTAGAATGAAGTCCTAACTTTCCTAGTGCCTTGGAAGGTGAGTTTGTATAAAGTAACAGAATTTTGTCTCTTATAAGtgaaacaatgaaatgaaaatataaaatgatttcataaatattatcaaaatattaaattataggGTAAGGTATAACCCTGTTTCCCATTACTCATACAGATTCTCCTCCAGGAAGTCATAAAACACAAACTGAAGCACTAAGGTCTTCTCCAAGCAATTATATATCCATATtactaacttctttttttaacttaaaaacaatCTCTAGAAACCTCATAAGATGCCTTGATAAATGAAGACAGGTAGATTGAAGAGTTACACACATATTTGTAGCACAAGTATCTAGGTAGCATTTAGAAATTGTTTCTACTTGTGTAGCTCGGTTTCTGTATTacatgatatgatatgatataataTGATACAATATGATGTAcactatacacatacatatatatttgcgtTATTAGAGAACACTTTCACACATCTTTGGCTATATCATTCCAAGCTCCTTTCCAAAAACTACCTACTATATTCACATGGCAATATTATCATTTGATCtaactctttttgttttggtttatcCTTCCAGGAAGACCGACTACATTATTAAAGACAATGGGGAAAGCTGAAATGTGGCTCATTCGAACATACTGGGATTTTGAATTTCCTCTCCCACTGCTACCAAATTTTGAATTTGTTGGAGGCCTCCACTGCAAACTAGCCAACCCCCTGCCTAAGGTTACCTAttcctatttattttgttttgcttactTTGCATTTTCAATAGGAATAATCCTGTGTTctttatttagaatatttaattACAGTGAGAGAGATGTGGGATGCTAGATAAAGTGACTTGCCAATTAGAAactcatatatttatttctataccaATGCaagtatcagaatttcattatcaatgccaatgcaggggacatgggttcaagccctggtctgggaagatcccacatgccacggagcagctaagcccatgtgccacaactactgagtttgtgctctagagcctgtgagccacaagtactgaagcccgcatgcccagagcccatgctccacaacaagagaagccactgcaatgagaagtgtGCATGctgcaaagagtagcccctgctcaccacaactagagaaagcccatgcacagcaaggaagaaccaatgcagccaaaaataaataaaagaagatgtggtacatatatacaatggaatattactcagccataaaaaaagaacaaaataatgccatttgcaccaacaAAGGCTAAGATAAGTGAAAGTTCTATGCTATCTAACCCTAGTTTTTGAAAGATTTCCCCATTCTCATTGCAGGAAAGTGATAGTGTTAGTAAGAAGGGAGGTTAAGAGGAGAGAAATAAGGACAAAGAAAAGATGAATAGtaggataatgataataattagtAACAGTAGCTGTTGCTATTAAGTTGCAAAACAAGATTTAAATACGTCAATGATTGTGAAGATTTCATTATATAAAGAAACTATTCCTTCAAGCTACTAAATTTTCCATTCATTATTAGGTTCTCagaaaatttctgtaatttttaaagaattaagacATTTGTCAAAATGCTTCAAGAATCTTAAAAATGCTATAGCCTTTGATAATATACTCCTAAGAAACCATGCAGAGAAAATTAATCAAGATGTGCAAAAACAATATTTTGGGCAGTAATTCATAAAAGACAACACTGGAAGTAatgtaaatattcaaaattaagcaataattaaataaattatcgTGTGCACATCACACCATTACAATTGttttctcaaataattttttgttaCACTAAATCAACTATAGTATGAGGTTTAGTTGGAAAATAATAGCTATAATAAGATCACAATTTTCTTGTaggataaaaaaatataaattagaattacaattttcaaaatatatgtcaCAATGTATATTTAGTTATAGGAGTAAATAAGATTAGAATGAAAGCACGAATTTTAGCATAATGCCAtcaaagtccattcatgttgtcaa from Mesoplodon densirostris isolate mMesDen1 chromosome 1, mMesDen1 primary haplotype, whole genome shotgun sequence includes:
- the LOC132488540 gene encoding UDP-glucuronosyltransferase 2B4-like is translated as MNKMSVKCLSLLLLLQLTCYFSSGSCGKVLAQPMKYSHWMNMKTILDELVMRGRKVTVLTTPASIPIDPNKPSAIKFETFPMSLTKDNLKHAIKHLVEKWTYLAKNSLRTYFSSLRSLFWELSDMLMNICKDVVLNKKLMTKLHDSRFDVVLADAVGPCGELLAEVLKVPSVYSLRFSPGYSAEKYSGRLPFPASYVPATFSELSDHMTFTERVKNMIHALYFDFWFQTFNEKKWNQLYSQVLGRPTTLLKTMGKAEMWLIRTYWDFEFPLPLLPNFEFVGGLHCKLANPLPKTERREVSPSGCCLTGLPSPSQANTPTPQLGPGSREIPHQLGKDSILGCRGDLGPGVFAGGMAEAVVGA